From Microbacterium sp. YJN-G, a single genomic window includes:
- a CDS encoding alpha-L-fucosidase, producing MLSFETRTGPDFGADAPVYPANGVPEWYRDAKLGFFVHWGLYSVPAWAVRHGEGVNIPAEDAYAWHQYAEWYGNTVRIAGSPTWERHQRLYGAGTSYEDLADLWDASAFDADAFVGELVGAGAKYVIPTTKHHEGFCLWDTPSTGFNSVDRGPRRDLIGEFHDATRRAGARFGVYYSGALDWHVSDFPPIESDTDLFRFRRNDEHFARYSAAQLEELIERFSPDVLWNDIEWPDGGKGREDYAVAALLSRYFDAVPDGVVNDRWGVPYHGFLTREYRDIPGILESPWESTRGLGYSFGFNQDEDERHSLSGAELIRMLVDVVSKNGNLLINVGPAADGTIPALQLAAMREMGAWLAQNGDAVYGTRPWLRFGEATGAPVRYTSSSQGVHVHALDPAAGDLVLPAELAGGEARWSDGTPAERSVRGDGTVVLAVPAGLRGGPVATATVG from the coding sequence ATGCTGAGCTTCGAGACCCGCACCGGCCCCGACTTCGGCGCCGATGCTCCCGTCTATCCCGCCAACGGCGTTCCGGAGTGGTATCGCGACGCCAAGCTCGGCTTCTTCGTGCACTGGGGCTTGTACTCGGTGCCGGCGTGGGCCGTGCGGCACGGCGAGGGCGTGAACATCCCCGCCGAGGATGCGTACGCCTGGCACCAGTACGCCGAGTGGTACGGGAACACCGTGCGCATCGCGGGCAGCCCCACCTGGGAGCGGCACCAGCGCCTCTACGGCGCCGGCACCTCGTACGAGGACCTCGCCGATCTGTGGGACGCCTCGGCGTTCGACGCCGACGCGTTCGTGGGCGAACTGGTCGGCGCCGGGGCGAAGTACGTCATCCCCACCACAAAGCATCACGAGGGCTTCTGCCTGTGGGACACCCCGTCGACGGGATTCAACTCGGTCGACCGGGGCCCGCGTCGCGACCTGATCGGCGAGTTCCACGACGCGACCCGCCGTGCAGGGGCGCGCTTCGGCGTCTACTACTCGGGCGCCCTCGACTGGCACGTCAGCGACTTCCCGCCGATCGAGTCCGACACCGACCTGTTCCGCTTCCGCCGCAACGACGAGCATTTCGCGCGCTACTCGGCCGCCCAGCTCGAGGAGCTCATCGAGCGGTTCTCACCCGATGTGCTCTGGAACGACATCGAGTGGCCCGACGGCGGCAAGGGGCGCGAGGACTACGCGGTGGCCGCCCTGCTGTCGCGCTACTTCGACGCCGTGCCCGACGGGGTGGTGAACGACCGCTGGGGCGTTCCGTACCACGGCTTCCTCACGCGCGAGTACCGCGACATCCCCGGCATCCTCGAAAGCCCGTGGGAGTCCACGCGCGGTCTGGGATACTCGTTCGGCTTCAACCAGGACGAGGATGAGCGGCACTCGCTGTCGGGCGCCGAGCTGATCCGGATGCTGGTCGATGTCGTCTCGAAGAACGGCAACCTGCTGATCAACGTCGGCCCGGCCGCAGACGGCACGATTCCCGCCCTGCAGCTCGCGGCGATGCGCGAGATGGGTGCATGGCTGGCGCAGAACGGCGATGCGGTCTACGGCACTCGTCCGTGGCTCCGCTTCGGTGAGGCGACCGGTGCGCCGGTGCGGTACACGTCCTCGTCCCAGGGCGTGCACGTGCACGCCCTCGACCCGGCCGCAGGCGACCTCGTCCTGCCCGCGGAGCTCGCCGGAGGCGAGGCACGCTGGTCGGACGGCACGCCCGCCGAGCGGAGCGTCCGCGGCGACGGCACCGTCGTGCTGGCGGTCCCCGCCGGTCTGCGAGGCGGTCCGGTGGCCACGGCGACGGTCGGATGA
- a CDS encoding M81 family metallopeptidase, translating into MGLLPAVENGGLAAPRIGIGGISIESSTFSPHVSGDEAFTIRTGADLIGYYPFLDEGRELREAADWVPIHHGRSLPGGAVAPATYERMKHAIVDGIRDSIRTGGAFDGFFFDIHGAMSVIGMQDAEGDLALAVREALGPATLISTSMDLHGNVSEVLRDEVDLLTCYRMAPHEDWLNTKERAVWNLLARLRGAHGADPLQRRPFKAWVPVPVLLPGEKTSTRLEPAAGLYAELPGIEARDGVVDASIWIGYAWADEPRCQAYVVVMGDDRDLIAAESERLARRFWDARADFAFVAPTATLDGALEKALAPDAARPYLISDSGDNPTAGGAGDVTWTLTQLLARPELTDGTRTTLVASVFDAEAVAAARQAGVGATVALTAGARVDDGPSGPASITGTVFSITDGDPVAGTQAVIAVGGLHAIITSRRKPFHHLDDFRMLGLDPESADLVVVKIGYLEPELYDLAADWTLALTPGGVDQDLLRLGHHRLAAGVYPFDTTGNPPLTAHISRRQEI; encoded by the coding sequence ATGGGCCTGCTGCCCGCCGTCGAGAACGGCGGGCTCGCCGCACCCCGCATCGGCATCGGGGGAATCTCGATCGAGTCGAGCACCTTCTCACCGCACGTCTCGGGCGACGAGGCCTTCACGATCCGCACCGGCGCCGACCTGATCGGCTACTACCCGTTCCTCGACGAGGGGCGCGAGCTCCGTGAGGCGGCGGACTGGGTGCCGATCCACCACGGCCGGTCGCTGCCGGGCGGCGCGGTGGCGCCGGCCACCTACGAGCGGATGAAGCACGCCATCGTCGACGGCATCCGCGACAGCATCCGCACCGGAGGCGCCTTCGACGGCTTCTTCTTCGACATCCATGGCGCGATGAGCGTCATCGGGATGCAGGATGCCGAGGGCGACCTCGCCCTCGCCGTGCGCGAGGCGCTCGGCCCGGCGACGCTTATCTCGACGTCGATGGACCTGCACGGCAACGTGTCCGAGGTGCTGCGCGACGAGGTCGACCTGCTGACCTGCTACCGGATGGCACCGCACGAGGACTGGCTGAACACCAAGGAGCGCGCGGTCTGGAACCTGCTCGCGCGGCTGCGCGGCGCGCACGGGGCCGACCCGCTGCAGCGGCGCCCGTTCAAGGCGTGGGTGCCGGTGCCGGTGCTGCTGCCGGGGGAGAAGACGAGCACCAGGCTCGAGCCCGCCGCGGGCCTGTACGCCGAGCTCCCCGGGATCGAGGCGCGTGACGGCGTCGTGGACGCCTCGATCTGGATCGGCTATGCGTGGGCCGACGAACCGCGCTGCCAGGCGTACGTCGTGGTGATGGGCGATGATCGCGACCTGATCGCCGCCGAGTCCGAGCGGCTCGCGCGCCGGTTCTGGGACGCCCGCGCCGACTTCGCCTTCGTCGCACCGACGGCCACACTCGACGGCGCGCTCGAGAAGGCGCTCGCACCGGATGCCGCCCGCCCCTACCTGATCTCCGACTCCGGCGACAACCCGACGGCCGGCGGAGCCGGCGACGTCACCTGGACCCTCACGCAGCTGCTCGCCCGCCCCGAGCTCACCGACGGCACCCGCACCACCCTGGTGGCATCGGTCTTCGACGCCGAGGCGGTGGCGGCGGCCCGGCAGGCCGGAGTCGGCGCGACGGTCGCGCTCACGGCGGGAGCCCGCGTCGACGACGGCCCGAGCGGACCGGCGAGCATCACCGGCACCGTGTTCTCGATCACCGACGGCGACCCGGTCGCCGGAACCCAAGCCGTCATCGCGGTCGGCGGACTGCACGCGATCATCACCTCCCGCCGCAAGCCCTTCCACCATCTCGACGACTTCCGCATGCTGGGACTGGACCCCGAGTCGGCCGACCTCGTCGTCGTGAAGATCGGCTACCTCGAGCCCGAGCTGTACGACCTCGCCGCCGACTGGACGCTCGCACTGACGCCGGGCGGTGTCGACCAGGATCTGCTGCGCCTCGGACACCACCGCCTCGCGGCAGGGGTGTATCCCTTCGACACCACCGGAAACCCGCCGCTGACCGCGCACATCAGCCGCCGACAGGAGATCTGA
- a CDS encoding carbohydrate ABC transporter permease: MTITTAPRRRRSFAKDEARQALGFASPALVGLALFTIVPVVLSIVMSFFDWPTFGERTFNGGANYARLFEDPNFLPALRNTLVFTVLYVPVSIALSLALALGLGPRIRGRGALRVLFFIPVVTPMVANVLVWKMLLQPQGLFNGLAQTWFGAELPNFLADRQWAMIMVVVMSVWQGLGYNMLIFSAALEQLPESVVEAARIDGARGLRMIWSVMIPMISPAIFFATIMTMITSLQVFVQPQMLTGGGPGNATMPLVMWIYNQGFKFQDLGLAAAGAWILFALIIIITALQFGAQKKWVHYEH, translated from the coding sequence ATGACCATCACGACAGCTCCACGTCGTCGCCGGTCGTTCGCCAAGGACGAGGCGCGCCAGGCGCTGGGCTTCGCAAGCCCGGCCCTGGTGGGCCTCGCCCTCTTCACGATCGTGCCCGTCGTCTTGTCCATCGTGATGAGCTTCTTCGACTGGCCGACGTTCGGTGAGCGCACCTTCAACGGCGGTGCGAACTATGCCCGCCTGTTCGAGGACCCGAACTTCCTGCCCGCACTGCGGAACACCCTGGTGTTCACCGTGCTCTATGTTCCGGTGAGCATCGCGCTCTCGCTGGCGCTGGCTCTGGGCCTCGGCCCGCGCATCCGCGGGCGCGGCGCACTGCGTGTGCTGTTCTTCATCCCGGTCGTGACGCCCATGGTGGCCAACGTGCTGGTGTGGAAGATGCTCCTGCAGCCGCAGGGTCTGTTCAACGGTCTCGCCCAGACCTGGTTCGGCGCCGAGCTGCCCAACTTCCTCGCCGACCGGCAGTGGGCGATGATCATGGTCGTCGTCATGAGCGTCTGGCAGGGACTCGGCTACAACATGCTGATCTTCTCGGCGGCTCTCGAGCAGCTGCCCGAGAGCGTCGTGGAGGCCGCGCGCATCGACGGAGCGCGCGGGCTGCGGATGATCTGGAGCGTGATGATCCCGATGATCTCGCCGGCGATCTTCTTCGCCACGATCATGACGATGATCACCTCGCTGCAGGTGTTCGTGCAGCCGCAGATGCTCACCGGCGGAGGCCCGGGCAACGCCACCATGCCGCTGGTCATGTGGATCTACAACCAGGGCTTCAAGTTCCAGGACCTCGGTCTGGCAGCGGCCGGCGCGTGGATCCTGTTCGCACTCATCATCATCATCACCGCCCTGCAGTTCGGCGCACAGAAGAAGTGGGTGCACTATGAGCACTGA
- a CDS encoding ABC transporter substrate-binding protein, with amino-acid sequence MKKMRMGAVAAIAGVAVAVTGCASGGGSNGAGGSDDTIVVDMWAGSEDDTAALEAQIAIAKEQNPDLKIELRTAPWGDFFTKLTTNMASGSMACVTGMNSGMLSGYTAGFVKLTADDLKTAGLAEDDFAPGATEILKNKGDLYGLPFDVATMLTYYNEDMLTAAGADLPKVGWTFDDFEAIARKATTGGKHGFAVGMGDFQWQAMPIARSGTQPVAEDGTLQLTDKGFASAAEWYAGLVTDAGVAAPVASASDGGWGENQYTGQNAAMAVDGTWNAVGYLNNDAGFKAGMAPLPTGDEGNLSLILGSGYGIAESCENKEAALKVLGSLLSKDAQDYIASSGRSYPARAESQPLYFESIGEQHREQVKSVFEAAFEDVQGQYVSDNWAKVGTFVQPELVSVYNGQASMTDVLGSAQQQFGN; translated from the coding sequence ATGAAGAAGATGCGGATGGGTGCCGTGGCCGCCATCGCGGGCGTCGCAGTCGCCGTGACCGGTTGCGCGTCCGGCGGCGGCTCGAACGGCGCCGGCGGCTCGGACGACACGATCGTCGTCGACATGTGGGCGGGCAGCGAGGACGACACCGCGGCGCTCGAGGCTCAGATCGCGATCGCGAAGGAGCAGAACCCCGATCTGAAGATCGAGCTGCGCACGGCTCCCTGGGGTGACTTCTTCACCAAGCTCACGACCAACATGGCCTCGGGCAGCATGGCCTGCGTCACCGGGATGAACTCGGGCATGCTCTCGGGCTACACGGCCGGTTTCGTCAAGCTCACCGCCGACGACCTCAAGACCGCCGGCCTGGCCGAGGACGACTTCGCACCCGGCGCGACCGAGATCCTGAAGAACAAGGGCGACCTGTACGGCCTGCCCTTCGACGTGGCGACCATGCTCACGTACTACAACGAGGACATGCTCACCGCCGCCGGCGCCGATCTGCCGAAGGTCGGCTGGACGTTCGACGACTTCGAGGCCATCGCCAGGAAGGCCACCACGGGCGGCAAGCACGGCTTCGCCGTCGGCATGGGTGACTTCCAGTGGCAGGCGATGCCGATCGCCCGCTCGGGCACGCAGCCGGTCGCCGAGGACGGCACGCTGCAGCTCACCGACAAGGGCTTCGCCTCGGCAGCCGAGTGGTACGCAGGCCTGGTCACCGACGCCGGTGTCGCCGCCCCCGTGGCCTCGGCATCCGACGGCGGCTGGGGCGAGAACCAGTACACCGGTCAGAACGCGGCCATGGCCGTGGATGGCACGTGGAACGCGGTCGGCTACCTCAACAACGACGCGGGCTTCAAGGCAGGCATGGCGCCTCTGCCCACCGGTGACGAGGGCAACCTGAGCCTCATCCTCGGTTCCGGCTACGGCATCGCCGAATCGTGCGAGAACAAGGAAGCCGCACTCAAGGTGCTCGGCTCGCTGCTCTCCAAGGACGCGCAGGACTACATCGCCTCCTCGGGCCGCAGCTACCCGGCGCGCGCCGAGAGCCAGCCGCTGTACTTCGAGTCCATCGGCGAGCAGCACCGCGAGCAGGTGAAGTCGGTGTTCGAGGCCGCTTTCGAAGACGTGCAGGGCCAGTACGTGTCGGACAACTGGGCCAAGGTCGGCACCTTCGTGCAGCCCGAGCTCGTGAGCGTGTACAACGGTCAGGCCTCGATGACGGACGTCCTCGGCTCGGCCCAGCAGCAGTTCGGCAACTGA
- a CDS encoding ROK family protein: MAGPHSTAMPADGTPVLLGLDIGGTKIAALIADESGRILARDAVTAPVREGGAAVADAAAALGLAVAGGAPISSAGVGAAGVIDHETGTIRAASATFVDWVGFPLAAELGARIGAPVVIENDVNAFLLGEAADAAGDVLGVMLGTGVGGALIVDGELRRGPHGAAGEIGHTPGYGELVCTCGQVGHLETLASGTSIARRYTERSGIGIRGSREVADRARAGDPHAREVFHAAGRALGLACASAATLLDLPTAIVGGGVTQAWDLLRPGIDDALRTDAPVSGIPLGIRPARLGGDAVALGAIEAARRSAPIPTH; this comes from the coding sequence ATGGCAGGACCACACAGCACAGCCATGCCCGCAGACGGCACCCCGGTTCTCCTCGGTCTCGACATCGGCGGCACCAAGATCGCCGCTCTCATCGCCGATGAGAGCGGACGGATCCTCGCACGCGATGCGGTGACCGCCCCGGTCCGCGAAGGCGGAGCGGCGGTCGCGGATGCCGCGGCAGCCCTCGGCCTCGCCGTCGCGGGCGGCGCGCCGATCAGTTCGGCCGGTGTCGGCGCCGCCGGGGTGATCGACCACGAGACGGGCACCATCCGGGCCGCATCGGCGACCTTCGTCGACTGGGTCGGCTTCCCCCTGGCCGCCGAGCTCGGCGCGCGAATCGGTGCACCGGTCGTCATCGAGAACGACGTCAACGCGTTCCTCCTGGGCGAGGCGGCCGACGCAGCCGGCGACGTGCTCGGCGTCATGCTGGGCACCGGAGTCGGCGGCGCACTGATCGTCGACGGCGAGCTGCGTCGCGGCCCGCACGGCGCCGCGGGCGAGATCGGCCATACTCCCGGGTACGGCGAGCTGGTGTGCACCTGCGGGCAGGTCGGACACCTCGAGACCCTCGCCTCGGGCACCTCGATCGCTCGGCGCTACACCGAGCGCTCGGGCATCGGCATCCGCGGTTCCCGGGAGGTCGCCGACCGCGCGCGAGCCGGTGACCCGCACGCCCGCGAGGTGTTCCACGCCGCAGGCCGGGCGCTGGGGCTCGCCTGCGCCAGCGCCGCGACGCTGCTGGACCTGCCGACCGCGATCGTCGGAGGCGGCGTCACCCAGGCCTGGGACCTGCTGCGACCGGGCATCGACGACGCGCTGCGCACCGATGCCCCGGTCTCGGGCATCCCCCTCGGGATCCGCCCTGCGCGGCTCGGCGGCGACGCCGTCGCGCTGGGGGCGATCGAGGCCGCGCGCCGCTCCGCACCCATCCCCACCCACTGA
- a CDS encoding carbohydrate ABC transporter permease: MSTDTVIDRPAPLDATEHVEPERRTGREPATRGSRVRTAIGHVVIYLAAAVFMLPLVYAFFSALKPNGDMFAMPPSLFGSEIRWSNFAEVFAYGPFWTYIFNSLFVAVAGTAVVLVVSATAGYAFGRLRWKGRDAVFVLFLATLMVPAEVLVIPMFQVMQWFGWVDTFQALIFPFAFTAFGTFLMRQFFRGIPFELEEAARVDGAGPIRSFLQIILPLSTSAIAVLAVFTFLSFWNSYLWPLIVTVDYAAHGTLPVGLASFSGLTGTRWDLQMAASIISMIPTTILVIALQKHLVKGIAMAGLGGR, from the coding sequence ATGAGCACTGACACCGTCATCGACCGCCCTGCGCCCCTCGACGCGACCGAGCACGTCGAGCCCGAGCGGCGCACGGGCCGTGAGCCGGCGACCCGCGGGTCGAGGGTGCGGACCGCGATCGGCCATGTCGTCATCTACCTGGCCGCAGCCGTGTTCATGCTGCCGCTGGTGTACGCGTTCTTCTCGGCACTCAAGCCCAACGGCGACATGTTCGCGATGCCGCCGAGCCTGTTCGGCTCCGAGATCCGCTGGTCCAACTTCGCCGAGGTGTTCGCCTACGGGCCATTCTGGACCTACATCTTCAACTCGCTCTTCGTCGCCGTCGCCGGTACGGCAGTGGTGCTCGTCGTCTCGGCGACAGCCGGCTACGCGTTCGGGCGGCTGCGCTGGAAGGGCAGGGACGCGGTGTTCGTGCTGTTCCTGGCCACCCTGATGGTCCCCGCCGAGGTGCTGGTCATCCCGATGTTCCAGGTCATGCAGTGGTTCGGCTGGGTCGACACGTTCCAGGCGCTGATCTTCCCGTTCGCCTTCACCGCCTTCGGCACCTTCCTGATGCGCCAGTTCTTCCGCGGCATCCCCTTCGAGCTCGAAGAGGCTGCGCGCGTGGACGGGGCCGGTCCCATCCGCAGCTTCCTGCAGATCATCCTGCCGCTGTCGACCTCGGCGATCGCCGTGCTCGCGGTGTTCACCTTCCTGTCGTTCTGGAACAGCTACCTGTGGCCGCTGATCGTCACCGTCGACTACGCCGCGCACGGCACGCTGCCGGTGGGTCTGGCCAGCTTCTCGGGGCTGACCGGAACCAGGTGGGACCTGCAGATGGCCGCCTCGATCATCTCGATGATCCCGACGACCATCCTCGTCATCGCGCTGCAGAAGCACCTGGTCAAGGGCATCGCCATGGCCGGCCTCGGCGGGCGCTGA